DNA sequence from the Thiobacillus sp. SCUT-2 genome:
CGAGGCCGCGGCCGTGCTGCGCGAGTTCCGCGTAGCGCCGGAAGTGGCTTCGCAATACCAGCCGGGTGCGGCGGTCTCCGTCGAGCTGTTCCAGGCCGGCCAGAAGGTCGACGTGACCGGGGTCACGCAGGGCAAAGGCTTCGCCGGCACGATCAAGCGCCACAACTTCGGTTCTCAGCGTGCTTCGCACGGCAACTCCCGCTCGCACAACGTGCCGGGTTCGATCGGCATGGCGCAGGATCCGGGTCGTGTCTTCCCGGGCAAGCGCATGTCCGGTCACATGGGTGCGGTGACCTGCACCAAGCAGAATCTCGAGGTTGTCCGTGTGGACGCCGAGCGTGGTCTGGTGCTCGTCAAGGGCGCCGTACCGGGATCCAGGGGTGGTCATGTCGTCGTGCGCCCTGCAGTGAAAGGGGGTGCCTAATGGATTTGGCGATCATTAACGAGCAGGGCCAACAGGTCGCGAGCGTTGCTGCTTCGGACGATACCTTTGGTCGTGACTACAACGAGGCGCTGGTTCACCAGGTCGTGACGGCGTTTCTCGCCAATGCACGCAGCGGGAACCGCGCACAGCTCACCCGTGCGGAGGTGAGTGCCTCGACCCACAAGCCCTGGAGACAGAAAGGTACCGGCCGTGCGCGTTCCGGTCGTACTTCCAGTCCGATCTGGCGCGGCGGTGGCGTGACCTTCCCGAACAAGCCGAACGAGAATTTCACCCACAAGGTGAACCGCAAGATGTATCGCGCGGGCCTGGCGGCGATCCTGTCGCAGCTCGCACGTGAGGGCAAGCTCAAGGTCGTCGAGAGCCTTGGCATCGAGTCGCCGAAGACGAAGGTGCTGGCCGGCAAGCTCAAGTCGATGGGTTACGGCAAGGTCATGATCATTGCCGACAGCGTGGACGACAACCTGTGGCTGTCGTCGCGCAACCTGCGTGACGTCTACGTGGTGGAGCCGCACCAGGCCGACCCGTGGAGCCTGGTCAAATTTGGCAACGTGCTGATCACCAAGGCGGCGGTCAAGCAGTTTGAGGAGATGGTGTGATGAGCGCGATCAGTCAGGAGCGTCTGCTCAAAGTCATTCTCGCGCCGGTGATCTCCGAAAAGAGCACCCGCGTGGCCGACAAGCAGAATCAGGTCGTGTTCCGTGTGCTGCCCGATGCGACCAAGCAGGAAATCGGCGCCGCGGTTGCGACGCTGTTCAAGGTCGAAGTCACGGGCGTGCAGGTTCTGAACGTCAAGGGCAAGGTCAAGCGCGCCGGTCGTGTCATGGGTCGCCGCGATAACTGGAAGAAGGCGTATGTCACCCTCAAGCCGGGTCAGGACATCGACTTCGCGTCCGGTCAGTAAGGGAGAACACCATGGCACTGATTAAAGTCAAACCCACTTCCGCCGGCCGCCGTGCCGTCGTGAAGGTCGTCACGCCCGGCCTGCACAAGGGCAAGCCGGTCGCCGCGCTGCTCGAATCGCAGAAGCGTGGCTCCGGCCGCAACAACAATGGCCACATTACGGTGCGCCACAAGGGCGGCGGCCACAAGCAGCACTATCGCGTCGTGGATTTCCGCCGCAACAAGGACGGCATCCCCGCGAAGGTCGAGCGCCTGGAATATGATCCCAACCGCTCGGCCCATCTGGCGCTGCTGTGCTACGCCGACGGCGAGCGCCGCTACATCATCGCGCCGCGCGGCGTGCAGGTCGGCGCGCAGCTGCTGAACGGCGCCGAGGCGCCGATCAAGGCCGGTAATTGCCTGCCGCTGCGCAGCATCCCCGTCGGCAGCACCGTGCACTGCGTCGAGATGATGCCGGGCAAGGGTGCGCAGATCGCGCGTTCCGCCGGTACTTCGGTGCAGCTGCTGGCACGCGAGGGCAGCTACGCGCAGTTGCGTCTGCGCTCGGGCGAGATCCGCAAGGTGCACGTCGATTGCCGCGCGACGCTGGGCGAGTGCGGCAACGAGGAGCACAGCCTGCGTTCGCTCGGCAAGGCCGGTGCCACCCGCTGGCGCGGCATCCGCCCGACGGTGCGTGGTGTCGTGATGAACCCGGTTGATCACCCGCACGGTGGTGGTGAAGGTCGCACGGCGGCGGGCCGTCATCCGGTCAGCCCGTGGGGAACGCCGACCAAGGGTTATCGCACTCGCAGCAACAAGCGCACCTCCAACATGATCGTCCGCCGTCGCCACGCGCGCTGATTGAGGTAGAAAGAAATGGCACGTTCAATTAAAAAAGGGCCCTTCGTCGACGGGCATCTGCTGAAGAAGATCGAGACTGCACGCAGCTCGAACGACAAGCGTCCGATCAAGACCTGGTCGCGCCGTTCCACCGTGCTGCCCGATTTCATCGGCCTGACGATCGCGGTGCACAACGGGCGCCAGCATGTTCCGGTGTTCGTGACCGAGAACATGGTCGGCCACAAGCTGGGCGAATTCTCCCTGACGCGCACCTTCAAGGGTCACGTCGCGGACAAGAAGGCGAAGAAATAAGGAGCGCATGATGGAAGTATCTGCAGTTTTGCGTGGCACCCGCCTGTCCGCCCAGAAGGGCCGCCTCGTCGCCGACCAGATCCGCGGCCTGCGCGTGGAGAAGGCGCTGAACATCCTGGCCTTCAGCCCCAAGAAGGGCGCCGCCGTCATCAAGAAAGTGCTCGAATCCGCGATCGCGAACGCCGAGCACAATGAGGGCGCGGACATCGACACCCTGAAGGTCAAGACGATCTATGTCGACCAGGGTGCGGTGCTGAAGCGTTTCACTGCCCGTGCCAAAGGCCGCGGCAACCGTATTAGCAAACCGACCTGTCACATCACCGTGACGGTTGGCGATTGAGGAAGCGGCATGGGACAGAAAATACATCCGATTGGGTTCCGTCTTGGCGTTCAGCGTATCTGGAGCGCCAAATGGTACGGCTCGAACCGCAATTTCTCGAGCACGCTGCTCGAGGACATCAAGGTTCGTGACTACCTGAAGAAGAAGCTTGCCCACGCCTCGGTTTCGAAGGTGCTGATCGAGCGCCCCGCGAAGAACGCGCGCATCACCATCTTCAGCGGCCGCCCCGGCGTCGTGATCGGCAAGAAGGGCGAGGACATCGAGGTCCTGCGCAGCGAACTCGCACGCATGATGTCCGTGCCGGTGCACGTCAACATCGAGGAAGTGCGCAAGCCGGAGACCGACGCGCAGATCATCGCCGATGGCATCGCCCAGCAGCTCGAGAAGCGCGTGATGTTCCGTCGCGCCATGAAGCGCGCGATGCAGAACGCGATGCGCCTGGGTGCCCAGGGCATCAAGATCATGAGCTCGGGCCGCCTTAACGGCGCCGAAATCGCGCGGACCGAGTGGTATCGCGAGGGGCGCGTGCCTCTGCATACGCTCCGCGCCGATATCGACTATGGATTTGCCGAGGCGAAGACGACCTACGGCATCATCGGCATCAAGGTCTGGGTCTACAAGGGTGACGCGCTGAATCGTGGCGAACAGCCCGTGGCGGCCGAAACGGAAAAGCGCGGCAAGAAATCAGGAGTGAAACATGCTGCAGCCAGCTAGAAGAAAATTCCGCAAGGAACAAAAAGGCCGGAACACGGGCCTGGCAACCCGGGGTGCGACGGTCAGCTTCGGGGATTTCGGCCTCAAGGCCGTTGGCCGTGGACGCCTGACGGCACGCCAGATCGAAGCGGCGCGCCGTGCCATGACGCGCCACATCAAGCGTGGCGGCCGCATCTGGATCCGGATTTTCCCGGACAAGCCGATCTCCCGTAAGCCCGCCGAAGTCCGGATGGGTAACGGCAAGGGCGCGCCCGAGTACTACGTCGCCGAGATCCAGCCCGGCAAGGTGCTGTACGAGATGGACGGCGTGAACGAGGCGCTGGCACGCGAGGCGTTCCGTCTGGCTGCCGCCAAGCTGCCGATTCCGACCACGTTCGTGACCCGCATGATCGGGAGCTGATTGATGAACACGAAAGAACTGCGCGGCAAGAATGCCGCAGAACTGAAGCAGGAACTTGAGTCCCTGCTGCGTGCCCACTTTGCGCTTCGGATGCAGGTGGCCACCCAGCAGTCGAACAAGACGGCCGATCTCGGCAAGTTGCGCCGCGACATTGCCCGGGTGAAGACCATTATGCGCGAGAAGGCGGGTCAAGCATGACTGAAAGCAAGAAGATGGTGCGCACCCTGACCGGGCGCGTGGTGAGCGACAAGATGGACAAGACGGTGACGGTGCTGGTCGAGCGTCGCGTCAAGCATCCGGTGATCGGCAAGGTCATTCGCCTGTCCAAGAAATACCATGCCCACGACGAGAACAACGAGTTCCACGAGGGCGACACGGTGCAGATCGAGGAGTCCCGCAAGCTGTCGCGCACCAAGGCTTGGAAGGTGAGCAAGCTGATCGAGCGCGCACGCGTCTAAGCTTGCATGATGTACATAAACCCGGTATAGTGCCGGGTTTTCCGGTTGGCTGGCCGGGTGGGTTGAT
Encoded proteins:
- the rplC gene encoding 50S ribosomal protein L3 produces the protein MSIGLVGRKVGMTRIFTENGASVPVTVLEMSNNRVTQVRTPEHDGYSAVQVAYGSRRNSRVNRSEAGHFAKAGVEAAAVLREFRVAPEVASQYQPGAAVSVELFQAGQKVDVTGVTQGKGFAGTIKRHNFGSQRASHGNSRSHNVPGSIGMAQDPGRVFPGKRMSGHMGAVTCTKQNLEVVRVDAERGLVLVKGAVPGSRGGHVVVRPAVKGGA
- the rplD gene encoding 50S ribosomal protein L4, whose translation is MDLAIINEQGQQVASVAASDDTFGRDYNEALVHQVVTAFLANARSGNRAQLTRAEVSASTHKPWRQKGTGRARSGRTSSPIWRGGGVTFPNKPNENFTHKVNRKMYRAGLAAILSQLAREGKLKVVESLGIESPKTKVLAGKLKSMGYGKVMIIADSVDDNLWLSSRNLRDVYVVEPHQADPWSLVKFGNVLITKAAVKQFEEMV
- the rplW gene encoding 50S ribosomal protein L23, whose amino-acid sequence is MSAISQERLLKVILAPVISEKSTRVADKQNQVVFRVLPDATKQEIGAAVATLFKVEVTGVQVLNVKGKVKRAGRVMGRRDNWKKAYVTLKPGQDIDFASGQ
- the rplB gene encoding 50S ribosomal protein L2, with the protein product MALIKVKPTSAGRRAVVKVVTPGLHKGKPVAALLESQKRGSGRNNNGHITVRHKGGGHKQHYRVVDFRRNKDGIPAKVERLEYDPNRSAHLALLCYADGERRYIIAPRGVQVGAQLLNGAEAPIKAGNCLPLRSIPVGSTVHCVEMMPGKGAQIARSAGTSVQLLAREGSYAQLRLRSGEIRKVHVDCRATLGECGNEEHSLRSLGKAGATRWRGIRPTVRGVVMNPVDHPHGGGEGRTAAGRHPVSPWGTPTKGYRTRSNKRTSNMIVRRRHAR
- the rpsS gene encoding 30S ribosomal protein S19, translating into MARSIKKGPFVDGHLLKKIETARSSNDKRPIKTWSRRSTVLPDFIGLTIAVHNGRQHVPVFVTENMVGHKLGEFSLTRTFKGHVADKKAKK
- the rplV gene encoding 50S ribosomal protein L22; amino-acid sequence: MEVSAVLRGTRLSAQKGRLVADQIRGLRVEKALNILAFSPKKGAAVIKKVLESAIANAEHNEGADIDTLKVKTIYVDQGAVLKRFTARAKGRGNRISKPTCHITVTVGD
- the rpsC gene encoding 30S ribosomal protein S3, whose protein sequence is MGQKIHPIGFRLGVQRIWSAKWYGSNRNFSSTLLEDIKVRDYLKKKLAHASVSKVLIERPAKNARITIFSGRPGVVIGKKGEDIEVLRSELARMMSVPVHVNIEEVRKPETDAQIIADGIAQQLEKRVMFRRAMKRAMQNAMRLGAQGIKIMSSGRLNGAEIARTEWYREGRVPLHTLRADIDYGFAEAKTTYGIIGIKVWVYKGDALNRGEQPVAAETEKRGKKSGVKHAAAS
- the rplP gene encoding 50S ribosomal protein L16, encoding MLQPARRKFRKEQKGRNTGLATRGATVSFGDFGLKAVGRGRLTARQIEAARRAMTRHIKRGGRIWIRIFPDKPISRKPAEVRMGNGKGAPEYYVAEIQPGKVLYEMDGVNEALAREAFRLAAAKLPIPTTFVTRMIGS
- the rpmC gene encoding 50S ribosomal protein L29; amino-acid sequence: MNTKELRGKNAAELKQELESLLRAHFALRMQVATQQSNKTADLGKLRRDIARVKTIMREKAGQA
- the rpsQ gene encoding 30S ribosomal protein S17 — its product is MTESKKMVRTLTGRVVSDKMDKTVTVLVERRVKHPVIGKVIRLSKKYHAHDENNEFHEGDTVQIEESRKLSRTKAWKVSKLIERARV